The Entelurus aequoreus isolate RoL-2023_Sb linkage group LG23, RoL_Eaeq_v1.1, whole genome shotgun sequence genome has a window encoding:
- the sf3b6 gene encoding splicing factor 3B subunit 6, with protein MAMQAAKRANIRLPPEVNRILYIRNLPYKITAEEMYDIFGKYGPIRQIRTGNTPESRGTAYVVYEDIFDAKNACDHLSGFNVCNRYLVVLYYNANRAFQKMDTKKKEEQLRLLKEKYGINTDPPK; from the exons ATGGCTATGCAAGCAGCGAAACGCGCTAAT ATCCGACTGCCGCCGGAGGTGAACAGGATTCTTTACATCAGGAATCTTCCCTATAAGATCACAGCGGAGGAAATGTACGACATCTTTGGGAAATATGGACCAATACGTCAGATCAGAAC AGGAAACACGCCTGAATCAAGAGGAACAGCCTATGTGGTTTATGAGGACATTTTTGATGCCAAAAATGCCTGCGATCATCTTTCAGGCTTCAATGTCTGCAACCGTTACCTGGTGGTCCTCTACTACAACGCAAACAGG GCGTTCCAGAAAATGGACACAAAGAAGAAAGAAGAACAGCTGAGGCTGCTAAAAGAAAAATACGGGATCAACACAGACCCTCCAAAGTAA